Proteins from a single region of Ziziphus jujuba cultivar Dongzao chromosome 1, ASM3175591v1:
- the LOC107431759 gene encoding aspartic proteinase nepenthesin-1: protein MAGFSLSLIPADSPRSPLYFGNLTKHERMQRLINITQARLRYIRHKTSSSSSSRNATSTKPDTIRCPMIRDIFYFAAHVNIGSNNWGLNLLLDTGGGLIWTQCEPCTPPNCFTISYGNFDPRNSTTYSKLPCSHAFCRGGLYDCVNNECVYNIDYGSGIGGGEGGFETIRGSTKGVASLERFTFDSTEGGPIYFDGIVFGCSNDSENVEWGDSHDIAGILGLSFSPDSLLSQLDDRIGRKFSYCIPSMDEEIQNDVILNFGNDIPTTTRRLQSTQFITPQGSHYFYLNLLDISVGSKRLGFRPGLFNPNDEQGEGFFIDSGAPVTVLDDDAYGVDVYKEVIDAFEQHYNYHGLVKSSIAPLGFELCYEHTHDIQDLLLTMTFHFYPRAEYVVHSLDGHYFDDLNGVFCVAILRGGRSMLGAYHQQNKRIIYNGAFLQFATEDCPN from the coding sequence ATGGCCGGTTTTAGCCTAAGTCTCATCCCTGCAGACTCTCCAAGATCTCCTTTGTATTTTGGAAACCTTACCAAACATGAAAGAATGCAAAGGCTCATCAACATCACCCAAGCTCGGCTTCGTTATATTCGACACAaaacttcatcatcatcatcatcaagaaaTGCCACATCTACGAAACCCGACACCATTCGTTGTCCTATGATCCGCGACATTTTCTACTTCGCAGCGCATGTAAACATAGGCAGTAACAACTGGGGACTAAACCTTCTCTTGGACACCGGCGGCGGCCTAATTTGGACTCAGTGCGAGCCGTGCACGCCCCCCAACTGTTTCACCATCAGCTATGGCAATTTCGATCCGAGAAATTCCACTACATATTCCAAGCTTCCTTGTAGCCATGCTTTTTGTCGAGGAGGTTTATATGACTGTGTCAACAACGAATGCGTCTACAACATAGACTATGGCAGTGGCATAGGCGGTGGCGAAGGCGGTTTCGAAACGATCAGGGGTTCGACGAAAGGTGTCGCCTCATTGGAAAGATTCACCTTCGATTCCACCGAAGGCGGTCCCATATACTTCGATGGCATTGTCTTCGGCTGCTCGAACGACAGCGAAAACGTCGAGTGGGGAGATAGTCATGATATCGCCGGTATCCTGGGGTTAAGCTTCTCTCCTGACTCATTGCTGAGTCAATTGGACGATAGAATAGGGAGAAAATTCTCTTACTGCATACCATCCATGGATGAAGAAATCCAAAACGACGTCATTTTGAATTTCGGGAATGACATCCCTACAACAACTAGAAGACTACAGAGCACGCAGTTTATAACACCACAAGGAAGCCATTACTTCTATCTGAATCTGCTCGATATAAGTGTGGGATCAAAACGGTTGGGGTTTCGACCGGGGCTTTTCAACCCTAATGATGAACAAGGTGAGGGTTTCTTTATAGATTCAGGAGCTCCTGTAACGGTTCTCGATGACGATGCTTATGGTGTCGATGTTTATAAGGAGGTAATTGATGCTTTCGAGCAGCATTATAACTATCATGGGCTTGTGAAATCGAGTATAGCACCGTTAGGGTTCGAGTTGTGCTATGAACATACACATGATATTCAAGACCTGTTGTTGACGATGACATTCCATTTTTATCCACGTGCTGAATATGTGGTACACTCGCTGGATGGGCACTACTTCGATGACTTAAATGGGGTGTTCTGTGTGGCAATTCTAAGAGGTGGTAGATCAATGTTAGGAGCTTATCATCAGCAGAATAAGAGGATTATTTATAATGGAGCTTTTCTGCAATTTGCTACTGAGGATTGCCCTAACTGA